From Candidatus Vondammii sp. HM_W22, one genomic window encodes:
- a CDS encoding UDP-N-acetylmuramoyl-tripeptide--D-alanyl-D-alanine ligase → MIQFSLSTAAAGMNAQHIGADALFSAVSTDTRTLAEGELFVALAGPHFDGHDYLQLAHERGAAGAMVDRDVVTELPLLQVDDTLKGLGVLSSLWRQACSAPVVAVTGSNGKTTVKEMIAAILSRRGEVLATQGNLNNHIGMPLTLLRLQEQAYAVVEMGANNPGEIACLSSIAQPDVAVLTNAGRAHLEGFGTLEGVARAKGKIIAGLSADGCFVFNADDKWAGLWLELAGDRQICSFGVEHAADISSRKEAYQIDWNDHGFIARFPVTTPAGELEIELALAGQHNRMNALAAIGAAQAVGAEGDEIIQGLASLKPIKGRLQPLAGVNGVGLIDDSYNANPDSVGAAIAVLSSAPDRRFLILGEMAEMGSGEAAFYQELGLLALESGIDHLYAVGAAGAAANAFGAGGVSFESREALVDSLLKTLQQGDKVLVKGSRSAAMELVINRLITGETH, encoded by the coding sequence ATGATTCAATTCAGCCTGTCAACGGCCGCTGCTGGGATGAATGCCCAACATATCGGGGCCGATGCGCTTTTTTCAGCCGTCAGTACCGATACCCGAACCTTGGCAGAAGGTGAATTATTCGTTGCCCTGGCCGGGCCGCATTTTGATGGACATGATTATCTTCAGCTTGCCCATGAACGCGGGGCAGCGGGTGCCATGGTGGATCGCGATGTTGTAACGGAGCTGCCGCTGTTGCAGGTGGATGATACGCTGAAGGGGTTGGGTGTTCTCTCTTCGTTGTGGCGGCAGGCCTGTTCAGCGCCTGTGGTGGCAGTGACCGGCAGCAATGGCAAGACCACGGTAAAAGAGATGATCGCCGCTATCCTCAGTCGGCGCGGTGAGGTACTTGCCACACAAGGAAATCTGAACAACCACATCGGTATGCCATTGACACTGCTTCGGCTTCAGGAGCAGGCCTATGCCGTAGTCGAGATGGGTGCAAATAACCCGGGGGAGATTGCCTGCCTGAGCAGTATTGCACAGCCGGATGTGGCGGTGCTGACTAACGCCGGACGTGCCCACCTGGAAGGTTTTGGCACCCTTGAGGGCGTGGCCCGGGCGAAAGGTAAAATTATTGCCGGGCTGTCTGCTGATGGCTGCTTTGTATTCAACGCCGATGATAAATGGGCTGGGCTGTGGTTGGAACTTGCCGGTGATCGTCAGATCTGTAGTTTTGGTGTTGAGCATGCTGCAGATATCAGCAGTAGAAAAGAGGCTTATCAGATTGATTGGAATGACCATGGGTTTATCGCACGATTTCCGGTTACCACCCCGGCAGGAGAGTTAGAGATCGAACTGGCATTGGCGGGGCAGCATAACCGTATGAATGCATTGGCGGCCATTGGCGCAGCTCAGGCAGTGGGGGCAGAGGGTGACGAAATCATTCAGGGGCTGGCCTCACTGAAACCAATCAAGGGAAGGCTGCAGCCACTTGCCGGTGTTAATGGCGTGGGTTTGATTGATGACAGTTATAACGCAAACCCGGACTCTGTCGGTGCGGCGATTGCGGTGTTGTCCAGCGCTCCCGACCGTCGTTTTCTGATACTGGGTGAGATGGCGGAGATGGGGAGCGGTGAAGCTGCGTTTTATCAGGAACTGGGGCTGCTGGCACTTGAATCCGGGATTGATCATCTCTATGCCGTTGGTGCGGCAGGTGCTGCAGCAAATGCATTTGGTGCAGGTGGCGTCTCCTTTGAGAGCCGTGAGGCACTGGTTGATAGTTTACTGAAAACCCTGCAACAGGGTGACAAGGTACTGGTAAAAGGGTCGCGGAGTGCAGCTATGGAGTTGGTTATTAATCGATTAATCACCGGGGAGACTCACTGA
- a CDS encoding peptidoglycan D,D-transpeptidase FtsI family protein, whose amino-acid sequence MAGTKQKKRLVQARKSEQARLPSYRVRRWTLLGLLGFSAMLLIGRAVDQQIFKTVFLQNEGQRRHLRVMDIAANRGMITDRHGEPLAISTPVDSIWVNPRVLLPDRRILAPLAKLLGRDLDGLRRKLAQRSGRSFVYLKRRVNPDLAEKVRKLVAEKGIAGVGLQREHRRFYPGSEVFAHVVGFTGIDDQGQEGLEFAFDAWLQGRAGQKRVILDGRSRVVKDVERILEPKAGKDLVLSLDRRLQFLAYRELKGAVKHHRAKSGSVIILDVQSGEVLAMVNQPSYNPNGSKRGKAGRFRNRAVTDVFEPGSTMKPFTISAALDSGKYLSGTRIDTAPGFLKVGRYRVKDPRNYGLIDVAKVISKSSNVGASKIALSLSKDEFWGFLSKMGFGHPTDTGFPGEVAGLLPPYQHWAKIDQATLAFGYGLSVTPLQLARAYAVIADDGLRHPLSLIKLDKPAESERVMSASTAKAVRKMMEAVVSPEGTAPAAAVAGYRVAGKTGTVKKSIPGGYSDDRYLSVFAGMVPASDPRLVMVVMIDQPSAGKYYGGQVAAPVFSKVMAGALRLLNVAPDDVAGNGMRLAGARGALQ is encoded by the coding sequence CGGTTGGTCCAGGCGCGCAAAAGCGAACAGGCAAGGCTCCCGAGCTATAGAGTCCGGCGCTGGACTCTGCTCGGTCTGCTGGGCTTCTCTGCGATGCTGCTTATCGGGCGCGCCGTTGATCAGCAGATCTTCAAAACCGTTTTTTTGCAGAATGAGGGTCAGCGGCGCCATCTTCGGGTAATGGATATTGCCGCCAACCGAGGCATGATTACTGATCGGCACGGTGAGCCGCTGGCGATCAGTACTCCGGTGGATTCAATTTGGGTGAACCCCAGGGTGCTATTACCGGACCGGCGTATCTTGGCTCCCCTGGCGAAGCTTTTGGGGCGTGATCTGGATGGGTTGCGCAGAAAACTGGCTCAGCGCAGCGGTCGTTCATTCGTCTATCTGAAGCGCCGGGTAAATCCGGATCTGGCTGAGAAAGTGAGGAAGCTGGTTGCTGAGAAAGGAATTGCCGGTGTCGGGCTTCAGAGGGAGCACCGCCGTTTCTATCCCGGTAGTGAAGTGTTTGCCCACGTGGTGGGCTTCACCGGTATCGATGATCAGGGACAGGAAGGGCTAGAATTTGCATTCGATGCTTGGCTGCAGGGTCGTGCCGGCCAGAAACGGGTAATCCTTGATGGGCGGTCCAGGGTGGTAAAGGATGTTGAGCGTATTCTCGAACCAAAGGCGGGTAAAGATCTGGTTCTGAGTCTGGACCGACGGCTGCAGTTTCTTGCCTATCGGGAGTTGAAGGGGGCGGTAAAGCACCACAGGGCCAAGTCGGGGTCGGTAATTATTCTGGATGTCCAGAGTGGTGAAGTGCTGGCGATGGTGAACCAGCCCTCCTATAACCCCAATGGCTCCAAGCGTGGCAAGGCTGGACGTTTCCGCAATCGTGCAGTGACCGATGTGTTTGAGCCTGGCTCCACGATGAAGCCTTTTACCATTTCCGCGGCTCTTGATTCAGGAAAGTACCTGTCTGGAACTCGGATTGACACCGCGCCCGGGTTCCTCAAGGTGGGTCGTTATCGGGTAAAAGATCCTCGGAACTACGGGTTGATTGATGTTGCCAAAGTGATCAGTAAATCCAGTAATGTGGGGGCGAGCAAGATCGCCCTGAGCCTCTCAAAGGATGAGTTCTGGGGCTTTTTATCAAAAATGGGTTTTGGTCATCCCACCGACACGGGTTTTCCAGGCGAGGTGGCTGGGCTGTTACCCCCTTATCAGCATTGGGCAAAAATTGATCAGGCGACTCTTGCATTTGGTTATGGTTTGTCGGTAACGCCTTTGCAGTTGGCCAGGGCCTACGCAGTGATTGCCGACGATGGTCTCCGTCACCCGCTTTCTCTTATCAAGCTGGATAAACCGGCGGAGAGCGAGAGAGTGATGAGTGCCAGCACGGCAAAGGCCGTGAGAAAAATGATGGAGGCGGTGGTCTCTCCCGAGGGCACTGCGCCGGCAGCTGCGGTGGCCGGATACCGGGTTGCCGGGAAGACAGGCACGGTAAAGAAAAGCATACCCGGTGGTTACTCAGATGACCGTTATCTCTCTGTGTTTGCAGGTATGGTGCCGGCCAGCGATCCCCGGCTGGTAATGGTTGTGATGATCGATCAGCCAAGTGCCGGAAAATACTACGGCGGGCAAGTGGCAGCCCCGGTCTTTTCAAAGGTGATGGCGGGGGCTTTGCGCTTGCTTAATGTGGCGCCTGATGATGTCGCTGGAAATGGTATGCGGCTCGCGGGAGCCCGTGGGGCATTGCAATGA
- the mraY gene encoding phospho-N-acetylmuramoyl-pentapeptide-transferase, giving the protein MLVYLAEYLSQFNSGFGLFQYLTLRTILGILTALLISFVVGPVMIRRLTHHQIGQTVRDDGPKTHLSKAGTPTMGGALLLVAISVSTLLWSDLTVRYVWVVVIVTLMFGIIGFIDDYKKLVLKDSRGLITRYKYFWQSVAGMGAAYILYATAQTPAETELIIPFFKHVVIDMGPWFILLTYLVIVGTSNAVNLTDGLDGLAIMPTVLVAGALGIFAYVSGHAQIANYLLIPFLPEVGEVAVFCGTLVGAGLGFLWFNAYPAQVFMGDVGALALGAALGVVAVVVRQELVLMVMGGVFVMETVSVILQVASFKLTGRRIFRMAPLHHHFELKGWPEPRVIVRFWIITVILVLIGLASLKIR; this is encoded by the coding sequence ATGCTGGTTTACCTGGCGGAATATCTCTCTCAGTTCAACAGTGGCTTTGGTCTGTTTCAGTACCTCACACTGCGTACCATTCTGGGTATTTTGACCGCCTTGCTGATCTCATTTGTTGTCGGTCCTGTGATGATCCGCCGGCTCACCCATCATCAGATTGGTCAGACTGTGCGGGATGATGGTCCAAAAACTCATCTTTCAAAAGCGGGAACGCCAACCATGGGTGGAGCTCTCCTGCTGGTGGCAATCTCGGTCAGTACTCTGCTCTGGTCCGATTTAACTGTGCGCTATGTCTGGGTGGTAGTGATCGTTACTCTGATGTTCGGCATTATCGGTTTTATCGATGACTATAAAAAACTGGTACTGAAAGATTCCAGAGGTCTGATTACCAGATACAAATACTTTTGGCAGTCCGTAGCGGGTATGGGAGCTGCTTATATCCTCTATGCCACAGCCCAGACGCCGGCTGAGACTGAGCTGATTATCCCTTTTTTCAAACATGTGGTGATCGATATGGGCCCCTGGTTCATATTGCTTACTTATCTTGTCATTGTGGGCACCAGCAATGCGGTGAATCTTACCGATGGGCTGGATGGCTTGGCTATTATGCCGACAGTACTGGTGGCAGGGGCCCTGGGGATCTTCGCCTATGTATCCGGCCACGCTCAAATTGCCAACTATCTGCTGATTCCCTTCCTGCCGGAGGTGGGCGAGGTGGCAGTTTTCTGTGGCACCCTGGTCGGTGCCGGACTTGGTTTTCTATGGTTCAACGCCTATCCGGCTCAGGTTTTCATGGGGGATGTGGGTGCCCTTGCGCTGGGTGCTGCACTGGGTGTGGTGGCCGTCGTGGTGCGACAGGAGCTGGTGCTGATGGTCATGGGCGGTGTTTTCGTCATGGAGACTGTCTCAGTGATTCTCCAGGTGGCCTCCTTCAAGCTCACCGGGCGGCGCATTTTCCGTATGGCGCCTTTGCATCATCATTTTGAACTTAAAGGCTGGCCCGAGCCCCGGGTCATTGTGCGCTTCTGGATTATTACCGTGATTTTGGTGCTGATTGGCTTGGCCAGTCTAAAGATCAGGTGA
- a CDS encoding UDP-N-acetylmuramoyl-L-alanyl-D-glutamate--2,6-diaminopimelate ligase has translation MSAISANNSIKLSVLLSGRVTLSEQDDCAISALTLDSRSVVEGTLFLACAGTVRHGMEFFEQAMKNGAAAIVCEPDEQWPGSRIAALAGSISVPLLVMEGLSGQVSAIAGRFYHHPSRSMSVTGITGTNGKTSCAQFLARALSVEATCGVIGTLGNGFPGALDSATHTTPDPVALQALLSDFRVKGASAVAMEVSSHALDQGRAADIRFDAAVFTNLSRDHLDYHGTLEEYGAAKRELFLMPDLGCAVINLDDAFGRKLFSEMPVEPVLIGYGLDAGNAQKQGLDHWVWAKKMISSANGMCIAIDSSWGSGELVTPLLGRFNASNLLAALAVLLYRNIPLNEALLRLSRLQTVPGRMERFGGEGQPLVVVDYAHTPDALEHALAALREHAEGCLICLVGCGGDRDRGKRPQMGAIAERIADQVIVTDDNPRTEDGDGIVQEILGGMARPEKVRVIRDRSEAIHTAVAEAAKEDLILVAGKGHETVQIVGELKMPFSDCEQVADALSGVSR, from the coding sequence ATGAGTGCCATTTCTGCAAATAACAGTATCAAGCTTTCGGTCCTATTGTCCGGCAGGGTGACTCTATCCGAACAGGATGATTGCGCCATTTCCGCATTGACCCTCGATAGCCGGAGTGTGGTTGAAGGCACTCTTTTCCTGGCCTGTGCCGGAACTGTACGACACGGTATGGAATTTTTCGAGCAGGCCATGAAAAATGGCGCTGCCGCCATTGTCTGTGAACCAGATGAGCAGTGGCCGGGTTCCAGGATAGCCGCTTTAGCCGGTTCGATATCAGTACCCCTACTGGTGATGGAGGGGTTGAGCGGTCAGGTCAGTGCTATAGCGGGACGTTTTTATCACCACCCCAGCCGGTCGATGAGTGTTACCGGAATTACCGGTACCAACGGTAAAACCAGTTGTGCACAGTTTTTAGCCCGTGCGCTGTCAGTTGAAGCAACTTGTGGTGTGATCGGAACCCTGGGTAATGGTTTCCCCGGCGCCCTCGATAGTGCCACCCATACCACGCCTGATCCGGTTGCATTGCAGGCGCTGTTGAGCGACTTCCGTGTCAAGGGAGCATCAGCCGTTGCTATGGAGGTCTCCTCTCACGCGCTGGATCAGGGTCGCGCTGCAGATATTCGGTTTGATGCGGCCGTGTTTACCAACTTGAGCCGGGACCATCTCGACTACCACGGCACGCTCGAAGAGTATGGCGCAGCCAAGAGAGAGTTGTTCTTAATGCCGGATCTTGGTTGTGCCGTGATCAATCTGGATGATGCTTTTGGCCGGAAACTGTTTTCGGAGATGCCGGTAGAGCCCGTTTTAATCGGTTATGGGCTGGATGCCGGCAATGCCCAGAAACAGGGGCTGGACCATTGGGTTTGGGCTAAAAAGATGATCTCCAGCGCCAATGGTATGTGTATTGCCATTGATAGTAGCTGGGGATCCGGCGAGCTGGTTACACCGCTGCTGGGGCGTTTCAATGCAAGCAATTTATTGGCAGCGCTGGCGGTTCTGCTGTATCGGAATATTCCCCTGAACGAGGCGTTGTTGAGACTCTCCCGTCTGCAGACCGTACCCGGACGAATGGAACGTTTTGGCGGGGAAGGACAGCCGCTTGTGGTGGTCGATTATGCCCATACCCCGGATGCGCTGGAGCATGCCCTGGCGGCACTTCGGGAGCATGCGGAGGGTTGCCTGATCTGTCTGGTTGGCTGTGGCGGGGATCGTGACCGGGGTAAGCGTCCGCAAATGGGTGCGATTGCAGAAAGGATTGCAGATCAGGTCATTGTGACAGATGACAACCCCCGCACTGAGGATGGTGATGGGATCGTTCAAGAGATATTGGGTGGTATGGCCCGGCCTGAAAAGGTCCGGGTGATACGTGACAGGAGTGAAGCGATTCATACTGCCGTGGCCGAAGCTGCAAAAGAGGATCTGATTCTGGTCGCAGGTAAAGGGCATGAGACGGTGCAGATTGTCGGTGAGCTGAAAATGCCGTTCAGTGATTGTGAGCAGGTGGCTGACGCCCTGTCGGGGGTTAGCCGATGA